In Balearica regulorum gibbericeps isolate bBalReg1 chromosome 2, bBalReg1.pri, whole genome shotgun sequence, one DNA window encodes the following:
- the JCAD gene encoding junctional cadherin 5-associated protein isoform X4, whose translation MFSVEDLLISHGYKLSKNPPVSYESRYDGYQHEIAGNRSSQRTLNGFEAESRAGAYSKKPLVKTNSSSTESSHGSQGRQVGPGYHHDLQGLSTFHTSEGGVYDRPELAWSSQPKTDKDLAYWRRRGQDFSVLLGYSQKGGVEMKSLAAAPGAPRHPKDRELKVGTGAGYVRRSGLQEGCEVPGDCKWQSLGMESWNQPKKVGRQMSEGDREKLLQELYSLTLGDNVLSTHNKGKSQSLPRVLSPESMRLSVEPAKHHETGGHFLPLVKPKYGRPLKPPSYELQRQTRAPAETVGFQDHYHKDEPTPYLAKVNEPRQDSCIQDSGLEPPVYVPPPSYKSPPHQNMTPQPLNEVPNNNAYASSNQQGPAERVVPCQRPAANAFEAGGDPCKDNHLPHGKQSHARRPADYLRSVQYIPFDDPRIRHIKIAPLEGLQDNTENARSPSSGALQERDLEVQYNGAFLDASNLSNSTKGERTSDSSTHSNRWLAPSIRDQENCALPDQRDSCSTTNHSPRNEASTEYTKGKLSVRNSHMDSTCETVTKVKKFEPGTGMQSKKSSKKKMNETIFCLVSIPVKSESNLPDTDRNNNITQSPDKNGFDNNGALQEQSLLSMSSTDLELQALTGSMTNKNDLQKQEMWRPEEFKQMNDLRFIQPTKHRELKYSGSWPGDQYKDQQTQTSFAEEPKSSQFFHGTKPEQPNSNKLLSPKLLGCTASTIGSKQTGLPSDERSCRQSAYGMKGQMYLSQSSNSAFSRTATSVLQAPSLKAHQSQRVPAQERETSLLSKGEVVKGEAGAPCNSKELFGQFLLKPVSRRPWDAISELESFNKELQGQEESTSSEEDSESAATSPHAGPPTQRRASRNEKSNQEPKHSGKSKTVVPDVPVFKSGRVKSKSESWSVGTEHGGEPGCVGSQGSLQPGGSSEGVGPADGSLITEMRTGEAKSRTSKQPVRVGPLKRVLSSSPSSSCHSNPFNNPVLQEMSEDQNYLAFVKLSKGATPAKDAVLERGSVVRLSLTKRNQGRSEPDLRSVGLEVAPGSGANNSDPSSNANAVEIPVNESLQARAARILGIDVAVESLLPDDHLGPHPRTSPANCAQDFESSVGSAVSDKEGKKDSSYEGRRKCGWTESALFVGAGGRSLYTDECQTSQQEASAKPLVTEQVLEHHVSPSQGEDQNLVCKSAVYQHSEKRVRSTSKVIETLQGKLTSPPSRTAMDRLVRMKEVDSVSRMRRLSIKSADSGEEVDEEKLSRVQEERGSKLASSGAVSKRVISLSENGYLGGMDKKKIDRDFSLDTYDPTKVEKV comes from the exons ATGTTCAGTGTCGAGGACCTCCTGATTTCTCATGGATACAAATTGTCAAAAAATCCCCCTGTTTCATATGAGAGCAGGTATGATGGATACCAGCATGAAATTGCGGGAAATAGATCTTCTCAGAGAACGCTGAATGGGTTTGAGGCAGAATCGAGAGCTGGGGCTTACAGCAAGAAACCTCTGGTGAAAACCAACTCGAGCAGCACCGAAAGCAGCCATGGGAGCCAAGGGAGGCAAGTGGGTCCTGGTTACCACCATGACCTTCAGGGTTTGTCCACTTTTCATACTTCAGAAGGGGG ggtTTATGACAGGCCCGAATTAGCATGGTCATCCCAGCCCAAGACTGATAAAGATCTTGCCTACTGGAGAAGACGAGGACAGGACTTCAGTGTGCTACTGGGCTATTCCCAGAAAGGTGGTGTGGAAATGAAaagcctggctgcagccccaggggcaCCCCGGCACCCCAAGGACAGAGAGCTGAAGGTGGGCACGGGCGCAGGGTACGTCAGAAGAAGTGGCTTGCAGGAGGGCTGCGAAGTGCCGGGCGACTGCAAATGGCAAAGTCTGGGAATGGAAAGCTGGAACCAGCCAAAAAAGGTAGGGAGGCAAATGTCCGAGGGTGACAGGGAGAAGCTGCTTCAAGAGCTGTATTCATTGACCCTGGGAGACAACGTGCTGAGCACCCACAACAAGGGGAAATCGCAGTCCCTGCCGAGGGTCCTTTCACCAGAGAGTATGAG ACTGAGTGTGGAACCAGCCAAGCACCATGAAACAGGAGGCCATTTCCTTCCCCTGGTGAAACCCAAGTATGGGAGACCTCTCAAGCCTCCGTCCTATGAACTGCAGCGGCAGACGAGGGCACCCGCGGAAACCGTGGGTTTCCAAGACCACTACCACAAAGACGAACCCACCCCCTACTTAGCCAAAGTCAATGAGCCAAGGCAAGATTCTTGCATTCAAGACTCTGGTTTGGAGCCCCCGGTCTACGTACCTCCTCCATCTTACAAATCCCCACCTCACCAAAACATGACCCCACAGCCCCTCAATGAAGTGCCTAACAACAATGCGTATGCCAGCAGCAATCAGCAGGGTCCTGCGGAGCGGGTTGTCCCCTGCCAACGACCAGCCGCAAATGCTTTTGAAGCAGGGGGTGACCCTTGCAAAGACAACCATCTTCCTCATGGGAAGCAAAGCCATGCGAGGCGCCCGGCTGACTACCTGCGGTCTGTTCAGTATATTCCCTTTGATGATCCTCGGATACGACATATTAAAATTGCACCACTGGAAGGTCTGCAGGACAACACTGAAAATGCACGTAGTCCCAGTTCTGGTGCTTTGCAAGAGAGAGATCTTGAAGTACAGTACAACGGTGCCTTCTTAGATGCATCAAACTTGTCCAATTCTACAAAGGGAGAAAGAACTTCCGACAGCTCCACCCATAGCAACAGATGGTTGGCACCGTCCATCCGAGATCAGGAAAATTGTGCCTTGCCGGACCAAAGAGATAGTTGTAGCACAACTAATCATAGCCCCCGTAATGAAGCCAGCACGGAGTACACAAAAGGCAAACTTTCTGTAAGAAATTCACATATGGACAGCACCTGTGAGACTGTTacaaaagtgaaaaagtttGAACCTGGAACTGGGATGCAGAGCAAAAagagttcaaagaaaaaaatgaatgaaactaTATTTTGTTTGGTCTCTATCCCAGTTAAATCAGAATCCAATCTGCCAGATACAGATAGGAACAACAACATAACCCAGAGCCCCGATAAGAATGGGTTTGATAACAATGGAGCTTTGCAAGAACAAAGTCTCTTAAGTATGTCTTCAACGGACTTGGAGTTACAAGCGCTTACAGGAAGCATGACCAATAAAAATGACTTACAAAAACAAGAGATGTGGAGACCAGAAGAGTTCAAACAAATGAATGACCTCAGATTTATTCAGCCTACAAAACACAGAGAGCTCAAGTACTCTGGCTCCTGGCCAGGTGATCAGTACAAAGACCAGCAGACACAGACCAGTTTCGCCGAAGAACCTAAAAGCTCACAATTTTTCCATGGTACAAAGCCTGAACAGCCCAATAGTAACAAACTGCTGTCTCCGAAGCTCCTAGGATGTACAGCATCCACGATAGGGTCAAAACAGACAGGGTTACCTTCTGATGAGagaagctgcaggcagagcgCTTATGGCATGAAGGGTCAGATGTACCTCAGCCAGTCTAGCAACAGTGCTTTTTCCAGGACTGCCACCTCGGTTCTTCAGGCCCCGTCCCTAAAAGCCCACCAGAGCCAGCGCGTGCCTGCCCAGGAGAGGGAAACCAGCCTTCTTTCCAAGGGAGAGGTAGTTAAGGGAGAAGCAGGCGCTCCCTGCAACAGTAAAGAGCTGTTTGGGCAGTTCCTGTTGAAACCCGTAAGTCGCCGTCCCTGGGATGCAATAAGTGAGCTAGAAAGTTTTAACAAGGAGCTGCAAGGGCAAGAGGAGAGCACAAGCAGTGAAGAAGATTCGGAAAGCGCTGCAACTTCTCCACACGCAGGTCCCCCTACGCAGAGGAGGGCGTCCAGAAATGAGAAGTCGAACCAGGAGCCAAAACACAGTGGGAAGTCGAAAACGGTTGTGCCAGACGTGCCTGTATTCAAGTCAGGAAGAGTTAAAAGTAAGTCTGAAAGTTGGAGCGTGGGGACGGAGCATGGTGGTGAGCCGGGCTGCGTTGGCTCTCAAGGCTCCTTGCAGCCAGGAGGGAGCAGTGAAGGAGTCGGGCCAGCAGATGGAAGTCTGATAACAGAAATGAGGACGGGGGAAGCCAAGAGCAGAACAAGCAAGCAGCCAGTTCGCGTGGGCCCTCTCAAGAGAGTTTTGTCCAGTAGCCCAAGCAGTTCGTGTCACAGTAATCCTTTCAATAACCCTGTCTTGCAGGAGATGAGCGAAGACCAAAATTACCTAGCCTTTGTTAAACTGAGCAAAGGTGCAACTCCCGCAAAGGATGCAGTATTAGAGAGAGGCTCCGTAGTACGCTTGTCACTAACAAAGAGGAACCAAGGGCGCTCTGAGCCAGATTTGAGGTCCGTGGGACTTGAGGTAGCCCCAGGATCTGGTGCTAACAATTCTGATCCCTCTTCAAATGCAAATGCAGTGGAAATCCCTGTGAATGAGTCATTGCAGGCCAGAGCTGCAAGAATTTTAGGTATAGATGTAGCAGTGGAGTCTCTCCTTCCTGATGACCACCTTGGGCCCCACCCACGCACTAGCCCTGCAAACTGTGCCCAGGACTTTGAGTCATCAGTGGGGAGCGCAGTAAGtgacaaagaaggaaaaaaagatagttCTTATGAAGGCAGACGAAAGTGTGGCTGGACAGAGAGTGCTCTCTTTGTCGGAGCAGGAGGCCGGTCTTTATACACTGATGAATGCCAGACGTCTCAACAGGAAGCCAGTGCTAAACCACTGGTAACTGAGCAAGTTCTTGAGCATCATGTAAGTCCCAGCCAAGGTGAGGACCAAAACTTGGTTTGCAAGTCAGCTGTGTATCAGCATTCAGAAAAGAGAGTAAGGAGCACCTCAAAAGTGATAGAGACGCTTCAAGGCAAGCTCACATCTCCACCAAGCCGGACTGCCATGGATCGCTTAGTGCGAATGAAAGAAGTTGACTCTGTGTCTCGGATGAGACGTCTGAGCATTAAGAGCGCAGACTCGGGAGAGGAGGTGGATGAGGAGAAGCTGTCAAGGGTacaagaggagagaggaagcaaGCTGGCAAGCTCCGGGGCTGTTTCCAAGCGTGTTATCTCTCTCAGTGAAAACGGATATTTAGGTGGAATGGACAAGAAGAAGATtgacagagatttttctttag atacataTGACCCCACCAAAGTTGAAAAGGTGTGA
- the JCAD gene encoding junctional cadherin 5-associated protein isoform X6, producing MRGNQALSSGHARVYDRPELAWSSQPKTDKDLAYWRRRGQDFSVLLGYSQKGGVEMKSLAAAPGAPRHPKDRELKVGTGAGYVRRSGLQEGCEVPGDCKWQSLGMESWNQPKKVGRQMSEGDREKLLQELYSLTLGDNVLSTHNKGKSQSLPRVLSPESMRCVEMPSLTNSNNSLSVTKTPSYPPNRLSVEPAKHHETGGHFLPLVKPKYGRPLKPPSYELQRQTRAPAETVGFQDHYHKDEPTPYLAKVNEPRQDSCIQDSGLEPPVYVPPPSYKSPPHQNMTPQPLNEVPNNNAYASSNQQGPAERVVPCQRPAANAFEAGGDPCKDNHLPHGKQSHARRPADYLRSVQYIPFDDPRIRHIKIAPLEGLQDNTENARSPSSGALQERDLEVQYNGAFLDASNLSNSTKGERTSDSSTHSNRWLAPSIRDQENCALPDQRDSCSTTNHSPRNEASTEYTKGKLSVRNSHMDSTCETVTKVKKFEPGTGMQSKKSSKKKMNETIFCLVSIPVKSESNLPDTDRNNNITQSPDKNGFDNNGALQEQSLLSMSSTDLELQALTGSMTNKNDLQKQEMWRPEEFKQMNDLRFIQPTKHRELKYSGSWPGDQYKDQQTQTSFAEEPKSSQFFHGTKPEQPNSNKLLSPKLLGCTASTIGSKQTGLPSDERSCRQSAYGMKGQMYLSQSSNSAFSRTATSVLQAPSLKAHQSQRVPAQERETSLLSKGEVVKGEAGAPCNSKELFGQFLLKPVSRRPWDAISELESFNKELQGQEESTSSEEDSESAATSPHAGPPTQRRASRNEKSNQEPKHSGKSKTVVPDVPVFKSGRVKSKSESWSVGTEHGGEPGCVGSQGSLQPGGSSEGVGPADGSLITEMRTGEAKSRTSKQPVRVGPLKRVLSSSPSSSCHSNPFNNPVLQEMSEDQNYLAFVKLSKGATPAKDAVLERGSVVRLSLTKRNQGRSEPDLRSVGLEVAPGSGANNSDPSSNANAVEIPVNESLQARAARILGIDVAVESLLPDDHLGPHPRTSPANCAQDFESSVGSAVSDKEGKKDSSYEGRRKCGWTESALFVGAGGRSLYTDECQTSQQEASAKPLVTEQVLEHHVSPSQGEDQNLVCKSAVYQHSEKRVRSTSKVIETLQGKLTSPPSRTAMDRLVRMKEVDSVSRMRRLSIKSADSGEEVDEEKLSRVQEERGSKLASSGAVSKRVISLSENGYLGGMDKKKIDRDFSLDTYDPTKVEKV from the exons ggtTTATGACAGGCCCGAATTAGCATGGTCATCCCAGCCCAAGACTGATAAAGATCTTGCCTACTGGAGAAGACGAGGACAGGACTTCAGTGTGCTACTGGGCTATTCCCAGAAAGGTGGTGTGGAAATGAAaagcctggctgcagccccaggggcaCCCCGGCACCCCAAGGACAGAGAGCTGAAGGTGGGCACGGGCGCAGGGTACGTCAGAAGAAGTGGCTTGCAGGAGGGCTGCGAAGTGCCGGGCGACTGCAAATGGCAAAGTCTGGGAATGGAAAGCTGGAACCAGCCAAAAAAGGTAGGGAGGCAAATGTCCGAGGGTGACAGGGAGAAGCTGCTTCAAGAGCTGTATTCATTGACCCTGGGAGACAACGTGCTGAGCACCCACAACAAGGGGAAATCGCAGTCCCTGCCGAGGGTCCTTTCACCAGAGAGTATGAGGTGTGTGGAAATGCCCTCCCTGACCAACAGTAACAACTCGCTGAGCGTAACTAAAACCCCCTCCTATCCCCCAAACAGACTGAGTGTGGAACCAGCCAAGCACCATGAAACAGGAGGCCATTTCCTTCCCCTGGTGAAACCCAAGTATGGGAGACCTCTCAAGCCTCCGTCCTATGAACTGCAGCGGCAGACGAGGGCACCCGCGGAAACCGTGGGTTTCCAAGACCACTACCACAAAGACGAACCCACCCCCTACTTAGCCAAAGTCAATGAGCCAAGGCAAGATTCTTGCATTCAAGACTCTGGTTTGGAGCCCCCGGTCTACGTACCTCCTCCATCTTACAAATCCCCACCTCACCAAAACATGACCCCACAGCCCCTCAATGAAGTGCCTAACAACAATGCGTATGCCAGCAGCAATCAGCAGGGTCCTGCGGAGCGGGTTGTCCCCTGCCAACGACCAGCCGCAAATGCTTTTGAAGCAGGGGGTGACCCTTGCAAAGACAACCATCTTCCTCATGGGAAGCAAAGCCATGCGAGGCGCCCGGCTGACTACCTGCGGTCTGTTCAGTATATTCCCTTTGATGATCCTCGGATACGACATATTAAAATTGCACCACTGGAAGGTCTGCAGGACAACACTGAAAATGCACGTAGTCCCAGTTCTGGTGCTTTGCAAGAGAGAGATCTTGAAGTACAGTACAACGGTGCCTTCTTAGATGCATCAAACTTGTCCAATTCTACAAAGGGAGAAAGAACTTCCGACAGCTCCACCCATAGCAACAGATGGTTGGCACCGTCCATCCGAGATCAGGAAAATTGTGCCTTGCCGGACCAAAGAGATAGTTGTAGCACAACTAATCATAGCCCCCGTAATGAAGCCAGCACGGAGTACACAAAAGGCAAACTTTCTGTAAGAAATTCACATATGGACAGCACCTGTGAGACTGTTacaaaagtgaaaaagtttGAACCTGGAACTGGGATGCAGAGCAAAAagagttcaaagaaaaaaatgaatgaaactaTATTTTGTTTGGTCTCTATCCCAGTTAAATCAGAATCCAATCTGCCAGATACAGATAGGAACAACAACATAACCCAGAGCCCCGATAAGAATGGGTTTGATAACAATGGAGCTTTGCAAGAACAAAGTCTCTTAAGTATGTCTTCAACGGACTTGGAGTTACAAGCGCTTACAGGAAGCATGACCAATAAAAATGACTTACAAAAACAAGAGATGTGGAGACCAGAAGAGTTCAAACAAATGAATGACCTCAGATTTATTCAGCCTACAAAACACAGAGAGCTCAAGTACTCTGGCTCCTGGCCAGGTGATCAGTACAAAGACCAGCAGACACAGACCAGTTTCGCCGAAGAACCTAAAAGCTCACAATTTTTCCATGGTACAAAGCCTGAACAGCCCAATAGTAACAAACTGCTGTCTCCGAAGCTCCTAGGATGTACAGCATCCACGATAGGGTCAAAACAGACAGGGTTACCTTCTGATGAGagaagctgcaggcagagcgCTTATGGCATGAAGGGTCAGATGTACCTCAGCCAGTCTAGCAACAGTGCTTTTTCCAGGACTGCCACCTCGGTTCTTCAGGCCCCGTCCCTAAAAGCCCACCAGAGCCAGCGCGTGCCTGCCCAGGAGAGGGAAACCAGCCTTCTTTCCAAGGGAGAGGTAGTTAAGGGAGAAGCAGGCGCTCCCTGCAACAGTAAAGAGCTGTTTGGGCAGTTCCTGTTGAAACCCGTAAGTCGCCGTCCCTGGGATGCAATAAGTGAGCTAGAAAGTTTTAACAAGGAGCTGCAAGGGCAAGAGGAGAGCACAAGCAGTGAAGAAGATTCGGAAAGCGCTGCAACTTCTCCACACGCAGGTCCCCCTACGCAGAGGAGGGCGTCCAGAAATGAGAAGTCGAACCAGGAGCCAAAACACAGTGGGAAGTCGAAAACGGTTGTGCCAGACGTGCCTGTATTCAAGTCAGGAAGAGTTAAAAGTAAGTCTGAAAGTTGGAGCGTGGGGACGGAGCATGGTGGTGAGCCGGGCTGCGTTGGCTCTCAAGGCTCCTTGCAGCCAGGAGGGAGCAGTGAAGGAGTCGGGCCAGCAGATGGAAGTCTGATAACAGAAATGAGGACGGGGGAAGCCAAGAGCAGAACAAGCAAGCAGCCAGTTCGCGTGGGCCCTCTCAAGAGAGTTTTGTCCAGTAGCCCAAGCAGTTCGTGTCACAGTAATCCTTTCAATAACCCTGTCTTGCAGGAGATGAGCGAAGACCAAAATTACCTAGCCTTTGTTAAACTGAGCAAAGGTGCAACTCCCGCAAAGGATGCAGTATTAGAGAGAGGCTCCGTAGTACGCTTGTCACTAACAAAGAGGAACCAAGGGCGCTCTGAGCCAGATTTGAGGTCCGTGGGACTTGAGGTAGCCCCAGGATCTGGTGCTAACAATTCTGATCCCTCTTCAAATGCAAATGCAGTGGAAATCCCTGTGAATGAGTCATTGCAGGCCAGAGCTGCAAGAATTTTAGGTATAGATGTAGCAGTGGAGTCTCTCCTTCCTGATGACCACCTTGGGCCCCACCCACGCACTAGCCCTGCAAACTGTGCCCAGGACTTTGAGTCATCAGTGGGGAGCGCAGTAAGtgacaaagaaggaaaaaaagatagttCTTATGAAGGCAGACGAAAGTGTGGCTGGACAGAGAGTGCTCTCTTTGTCGGAGCAGGAGGCCGGTCTTTATACACTGATGAATGCCAGACGTCTCAACAGGAAGCCAGTGCTAAACCACTGGTAACTGAGCAAGTTCTTGAGCATCATGTAAGTCCCAGCCAAGGTGAGGACCAAAACTTGGTTTGCAAGTCAGCTGTGTATCAGCATTCAGAAAAGAGAGTAAGGAGCACCTCAAAAGTGATAGAGACGCTTCAAGGCAAGCTCACATCTCCACCAAGCCGGACTGCCATGGATCGCTTAGTGCGAATGAAAGAAGTTGACTCTGTGTCTCGGATGAGACGTCTGAGCATTAAGAGCGCAGACTCGGGAGAGGAGGTGGATGAGGAGAAGCTGTCAAGGGTacaagaggagagaggaagcaaGCTGGCAAGCTCCGGGGCTGTTTCCAAGCGTGTTATCTCTCTCAGTGAAAACGGATATTTAGGTGGAATGGACAAGAAGAAGATtgacagagatttttctttag atacataTGACCCCACCAAAGTTGAAAAGGTGTGA
- the JCAD gene encoding junctional cadherin 5-associated protein isoform X7: protein MKSLAAAPGAPRHPKDRELKVGTGAGYVRRSGLQEGCEVPGDCKWQSLGMESWNQPKKVGRQMSEGDREKLLQELYSLTLGDNVLSTHNKGKSQSLPRVLSPESMRCVEMPSLTNSNNSLSVTKTPSYPPNRLSVEPAKHHETGGHFLPLVKPKYGRPLKPPSYELQRQTRAPAETVGFQDHYHKDEPTPYLAKVNEPRQDSCIQDSGLEPPVYVPPPSYKSPPHQNMTPQPLNEVPNNNAYASSNQQGPAERVVPCQRPAANAFEAGGDPCKDNHLPHGKQSHARRPADYLRSVQYIPFDDPRIRHIKIAPLEGLQDNTENARSPSSGALQERDLEVQYNGAFLDASNLSNSTKGERTSDSSTHSNRWLAPSIRDQENCALPDQRDSCSTTNHSPRNEASTEYTKGKLSVRNSHMDSTCETVTKVKKFEPGTGMQSKKSSKKKMNETIFCLVSIPVKSESNLPDTDRNNNITQSPDKNGFDNNGALQEQSLLSMSSTDLELQALTGSMTNKNDLQKQEMWRPEEFKQMNDLRFIQPTKHRELKYSGSWPGDQYKDQQTQTSFAEEPKSSQFFHGTKPEQPNSNKLLSPKLLGCTASTIGSKQTGLPSDERSCRQSAYGMKGQMYLSQSSNSAFSRTATSVLQAPSLKAHQSQRVPAQERETSLLSKGEVVKGEAGAPCNSKELFGQFLLKPVSRRPWDAISELESFNKELQGQEESTSSEEDSESAATSPHAGPPTQRRASRNEKSNQEPKHSGKSKTVVPDVPVFKSGRVKSKSESWSVGTEHGGEPGCVGSQGSLQPGGSSEGVGPADGSLITEMRTGEAKSRTSKQPVRVGPLKRVLSSSPSSSCHSNPFNNPVLQEMSEDQNYLAFVKLSKGATPAKDAVLERGSVVRLSLTKRNQGRSEPDLRSVGLEVAPGSGANNSDPSSNANAVEIPVNESLQARAARILGIDVAVESLLPDDHLGPHPRTSPANCAQDFESSVGSAVSDKEGKKDSSYEGRRKCGWTESALFVGAGGRSLYTDECQTSQQEASAKPLVTEQVLEHHVSPSQGEDQNLVCKSAVYQHSEKRVRSTSKVIETLQGKLTSPPSRTAMDRLVRMKEVDSVSRMRRLSIKSADSGEEVDEEKLSRVQEERGSKLASSGAVSKRVISLSENGYLGGMDKKKIDRDFSLDTYDPTKVEKV, encoded by the exons ATGAAaagcctggctgcagccccaggggcaCCCCGGCACCCCAAGGACAGAGAGCTGAAGGTGGGCACGGGCGCAGGGTACGTCAGAAGAAGTGGCTTGCAGGAGGGCTGCGAAGTGCCGGGCGACTGCAAATGGCAAAGTCTGGGAATGGAAAGCTGGAACCAGCCAAAAAAGGTAGGGAGGCAAATGTCCGAGGGTGACAGGGAGAAGCTGCTTCAAGAGCTGTATTCATTGACCCTGGGAGACAACGTGCTGAGCACCCACAACAAGGGGAAATCGCAGTCCCTGCCGAGGGTCCTTTCACCAGAGAGTATGAGGTGTGTGGAAATGCCCTCCCTGACCAACAGTAACAACTCGCTGAGCGTAACTAAAACCCCCTCCTATCCCCCAAACAGACTGAGTGTGGAACCAGCCAAGCACCATGAAACAGGAGGCCATTTCCTTCCCCTGGTGAAACCCAAGTATGGGAGACCTCTCAAGCCTCCGTCCTATGAACTGCAGCGGCAGACGAGGGCACCCGCGGAAACCGTGGGTTTCCAAGACCACTACCACAAAGACGAACCCACCCCCTACTTAGCCAAAGTCAATGAGCCAAGGCAAGATTCTTGCATTCAAGACTCTGGTTTGGAGCCCCCGGTCTACGTACCTCCTCCATCTTACAAATCCCCACCTCACCAAAACATGACCCCACAGCCCCTCAATGAAGTGCCTAACAACAATGCGTATGCCAGCAGCAATCAGCAGGGTCCTGCGGAGCGGGTTGTCCCCTGCCAACGACCAGCCGCAAATGCTTTTGAAGCAGGGGGTGACCCTTGCAAAGACAACCATCTTCCTCATGGGAAGCAAAGCCATGCGAGGCGCCCGGCTGACTACCTGCGGTCTGTTCAGTATATTCCCTTTGATGATCCTCGGATACGACATATTAAAATTGCACCACTGGAAGGTCTGCAGGACAACACTGAAAATGCACGTAGTCCCAGTTCTGGTGCTTTGCAAGAGAGAGATCTTGAAGTACAGTACAACGGTGCCTTCTTAGATGCATCAAACTTGTCCAATTCTACAAAGGGAGAAAGAACTTCCGACAGCTCCACCCATAGCAACAGATGGTTGGCACCGTCCATCCGAGATCAGGAAAATTGTGCCTTGCCGGACCAAAGAGATAGTTGTAGCACAACTAATCATAGCCCCCGTAATGAAGCCAGCACGGAGTACACAAAAGGCAAACTTTCTGTAAGAAATTCACATATGGACAGCACCTGTGAGACTGTTacaaaagtgaaaaagtttGAACCTGGAACTGGGATGCAGAGCAAAAagagttcaaagaaaaaaatgaatgaaactaTATTTTGTTTGGTCTCTATCCCAGTTAAATCAGAATCCAATCTGCCAGATACAGATAGGAACAACAACATAACCCAGAGCCCCGATAAGAATGGGTTTGATAACAATGGAGCTTTGCAAGAACAAAGTCTCTTAAGTATGTCTTCAACGGACTTGGAGTTACAAGCGCTTACAGGAAGCATGACCAATAAAAATGACTTACAAAAACAAGAGATGTGGAGACCAGAAGAGTTCAAACAAATGAATGACCTCAGATTTATTCAGCCTACAAAACACAGAGAGCTCAAGTACTCTGGCTCCTGGCCAGGTGATCAGTACAAAGACCAGCAGACACAGACCAGTTTCGCCGAAGAACCTAAAAGCTCACAATTTTTCCATGGTACAAAGCCTGAACAGCCCAATAGTAACAAACTGCTGTCTCCGAAGCTCCTAGGATGTACAGCATCCACGATAGGGTCAAAACAGACAGGGTTACCTTCTGATGAGagaagctgcaggcagagcgCTTATGGCATGAAGGGTCAGATGTACCTCAGCCAGTCTAGCAACAGTGCTTTTTCCAGGACTGCCACCTCGGTTCTTCAGGCCCCGTCCCTAAAAGCCCACCAGAGCCAGCGCGTGCCTGCCCAGGAGAGGGAAACCAGCCTTCTTTCCAAGGGAGAGGTAGTTAAGGGAGAAGCAGGCGCTCCCTGCAACAGTAAAGAGCTGTTTGGGCAGTTCCTGTTGAAACCCGTAAGTCGCCGTCCCTGGGATGCAATAAGTGAGCTAGAAAGTTTTAACAAGGAGCTGCAAGGGCAAGAGGAGAGCACAAGCAGTGAAGAAGATTCGGAAAGCGCTGCAACTTCTCCACACGCAGGTCCCCCTACGCAGAGGAGGGCGTCCAGAAATGAGAAGTCGAACCAGGAGCCAAAACACAGTGGGAAGTCGAAAACGGTTGTGCCAGACGTGCCTGTATTCAAGTCAGGAAGAGTTAAAAGTAAGTCTGAAAGTTGGAGCGTGGGGACGGAGCATGGTGGTGAGCCGGGCTGCGTTGGCTCTCAAGGCTCCTTGCAGCCAGGAGGGAGCAGTGAAGGAGTCGGGCCAGCAGATGGAAGTCTGATAACAGAAATGAGGACGGGGGAAGCCAAGAGCAGAACAAGCAAGCAGCCAGTTCGCGTGGGCCCTCTCAAGAGAGTTTTGTCCAGTAGCCCAAGCAGTTCGTGTCACAGTAATCCTTTCAATAACCCTGTCTTGCAGGAGATGAGCGAAGACCAAAATTACCTAGCCTTTGTTAAACTGAGCAAAGGTGCAACTCCCGCAAAGGATGCAGTATTAGAGAGAGGCTCCGTAGTACGCTTGTCACTAACAAAGAGGAACCAAGGGCGCTCTGAGCCAGATTTGAGGTCCGTGGGACTTGAGGTAGCCCCAGGATCTGGTGCTAACAATTCTGATCCCTCTTCAAATGCAAATGCAGTGGAAATCCCTGTGAATGAGTCATTGCAGGCCAGAGCTGCAAGAATTTTAGGTATAGATGTAGCAGTGGAGTCTCTCCTTCCTGATGACCACCTTGGGCCCCACCCACGCACTAGCCCTGCAAACTGTGCCCAGGACTTTGAGTCATCAGTGGGGAGCGCAGTAAGtgacaaagaaggaaaaaaagatagttCTTATGAAGGCAGACGAAAGTGTGGCTGGACAGAGAGTGCTCTCTTTGTCGGAGCAGGAGGCCGGTCTTTATACACTGATGAATGCCAGACGTCTCAACAGGAAGCCAGTGCTAAACCACTGGTAACTGAGCAAGTTCTTGAGCATCATGTAAGTCCCAGCCAAGGTGAGGACCAAAACTTGGTTTGCAAGTCAGCTGTGTATCAGCATTCAGAAAAGAGAGTAAGGAGCACCTCAAAAGTGATAGAGACGCTTCAAGGCAAGCTCACATCTCCACCAAGCCGGACTGCCATGGATCGCTTAGTGCGAATGAAAGAAGTTGACTCTGTGTCTCGGATGAGACGTCTGAGCATTAAGAGCGCAGACTCGGGAGAGGAGGTGGATGAGGAGAAGCTGTCAAGGGTacaagaggagagaggaagcaaGCTGGCAAGCTCCGGGGCTGTTTCCAAGCGTGTTATCTCTCTCAGTGAAAACGGATATTTAGGTGGAATGGACAAGAAGAAGATtgacagagatttttctttag atacataTGACCCCACCAAAGTTGAAAAGGTGTGA